AGCTCTGTCAAACAAGGTCCAGTCACGCATCGTGTAGCCGAGCCTGGCTGCCAGGCCCTGCAACTCCACGAGGCGTTCTTGGGGTTCATTCATACCTGGTTAAAATAAGCGAGGCGTTGTGTCCGCCAAATCCCAATGAGTTGGACATCGTCGCGCGAATCGGGGTTTCACGCGCCTCGTTCGCAACAATGTTAAGGTCGCATTCCGGATCCGGCGTGTCGTAATTGATGTTCGGCGGAGCGATCCCATCGAGAATACTGAGCAGGCAGATCACCGCTTCCACGCCGCCGGCGGCGCCCAGCAGGTGCCCTATCATCGACTTCGTCGAACTGGCCAGCGGCGTCACCTCGCCGAACACGTCGTGCAGGGCGCGGCATTCGCCCGCGTCGTTTAGTTTCGTGCTCGTCCCGTGCGCGTTGAAATAGTCGATATCCGACGGGTTCAGCCGCGCGTCGCGCAGGCCTTCCTTCATCGCCGCCGCAACCCCGGACCCGTCCGGGCGCGGCGCGGTTATATGGTACGCGTCACACGTCTCCCCCATGCCCGCGACCACGCCGAGAATCTCGGCCCCGCGCGCCTTGGCGTGCTCCTCCGACTCCAGCACCATCACCCCCGCGCCCTCGCCCATCACGAATCCATCGCGGTCCATGTCAAACGGGCGGCTGGCGCGCTCGGGTTCGTCGTTGCGCGTGGAAAGCGCCTTCAGCGCGCAGAATCCAGCGATTCCGAAGGGTATTACCGTCGCCTCCGCGCCACCGGCCACCATGACGTCCGCTTTACCCATGCGAATGAGGTTGGCCGCGTCGCCGATGCAGTGCGTGCCGCTCGCGCAGGCCGTCACCACCGCCTTGTTCGCCCCCAGGAGCCCAAGCCGGATCGCCACTGCGCCCGCCGCCATGTTGGCCAGGCCTTTGGGCACCATCAACGGGGAAACCCGGCGCGATCCGCCCTCGGCCATCTTCACGGAATCCACATTGATCTCGTGGAGCCCGCCGATGCCCGATCCGACGATACACCCGCAGCGGTACGGGTCTTCCTTGTCGATATCCAGGCCGGCCTGCTTCCAGGCCTCCACGGCGGCGTGGATGGCAAACTGGCTGTAGCGGCTCATCCGCCGCATTTCCTTGTTGTCCATCCCGTCGGGCATCACGTCTTCGGCTATGCCGGCGATCTTCGCGGGAAGATCCGAGGTGTCGAACGTGTCGATCAGCCGGATGCCGGACTTCCCGTTGCAGATGTTCCGCCAGAAGGTCTTGATGTCATTGCCGACCGGCGAGACCACGCCAATGCCCGTTACAACCACCTTTGTGCTCATGGGTACCCTTATTGTTCAAGACCCAGTCCGTGGACCAATGCCCCCGGACTGGGCACTAGAGCTCAACAATCTATATGCAAAGCGACGCGAAAGTATCGCGGCTTAGAGCTTAGACTGTATATACTTAATGGCGTCCCCGACGGTCTCGATCTGGTTGGCTTCATCATCAATATCGATGTTGAATTCCTCTTCCAGGGCCATCAGAAGTTCCGTCAGATCCAGGGAATCCGCCCCGAGATCCTCCATGAACCCGGCGCTTTCAACAACCTCGTCGGCACTTTTGTCAAGACGCTCGGCAATAATCTCTTTAATCGTTGCTGCTACATCTGCTTCGCTTGCCATACACTACACCTCCTTTCATCTGGGTTTTGGTGGGCCATCCTTTTGAAGTGTAAGTATATCCTTTGCATATCCTTAAGTTCAACTATGGGACGGGGGTATTTCAGGCGAAAACCCGGACGGGCGCACGCGTCGGCGCACGAAAAAAACAGCGTAAAACCGGGCAGCAACCGGGCCAGAATGCCGCTCAGCCCCGCGCTTTCAGCGCCATTATCGCTATCACGAACGGCGCCGCCGCAATTATCCACCACTTGTACGCAATCGCAAGCCCGATCACGTCGTTGAGCGTAATCCCGAACATCCTTCAACCTCCCCGCGCCACGCGCAATTCACGACATCGCACCCCACGCTCCCAGCCCCGACAGGAGCAGGGCAATAAGCCCCAGACCAAACGCCACCCGGATCCAGCGCCGCGCAGGGCTCGCCGCCTTCGAAAAGGCCCCCGGCCCCGTCCATATCACCGTACCCAACGACAACACCAGCGCAACCAGCGATAGAATCGTCCGCTGCCCGCCAATCTCCGAAGCGCCCCAGGCGCTGAAGAGCACAACCCACGCCAGCGCGCTAACGCACAATC
This is a stretch of genomic DNA from Candidatus Hydrogenedentota bacterium. It encodes these proteins:
- the fabF gene encoding beta-ketoacyl-ACP synthase II, giving the protein MSTKVVVTGIGVVSPVGNDIKTFWRNICNGKSGIRLIDTFDTSDLPAKIAGIAEDVMPDGMDNKEMRRMSRYSQFAIHAAVEAWKQAGLDIDKEDPYRCGCIVGSGIGGLHEINVDSVKMAEGGSRRVSPLMVPKGLANMAAGAVAIRLGLLGANKAVVTACASGTHCIGDAANLIRMGKADVMVAGGAEATVIPFGIAGFCALKALSTRNDEPERASRPFDMDRDGFVMGEGAGVMVLESEEHAKARGAEILGVVAGMGETCDAYHITAPRPDGSGVAAAMKEGLRDARLNPSDIDYFNAHGTSTKLNDAGECRALHDVFGEVTPLASSTKSMIGHLLGAAGGVEAVICLLSILDGIAPPNINYDTPDPECDLNIVANEARETPIRATMSNSLGFGGHNASLILTRYE
- the acpP gene encoding acyl carrier protein, encoding MASEADVAATIKEIIAERLDKSADEVVESAGFMEDLGADSLDLTELLMALEEEFNIDIDDEANQIETVGDAIKYIQSKL